The Salvelinus namaycush isolate Seneca chromosome 1, SaNama_1.0, whole genome shotgun sequence genome has a window encoding:
- the LOC120047954 gene encoding ubiquitin carboxyl-terminal hydrolase CYLD-like isoform X1: MSSALWSQEKPSGGFREDWRFYMVVKECIVEKPPQKTLRIPRGSLGQACQERNSLGRTLPLSKGKRSLRVLDQTNVVLSLDERDVLELDEKLAELLFPITNCEERYALLCNKPRLERARDIDCGSKVRVQLRSGDEPLPGVVRFKGSLLPDRALSGVWFGVELLEEGRGQGFTEGSYQGRQLFRCEDECGVFVALDKLELWDDEEEELGELEVDHVILVEEEMDFHPLEINSRVLVQTREGPERGTIIFCDLLPGNESLGYYVGVDMDNPIGDWDGVIDGKLLCNFASLEHTRLVPICDVMPEYSMQDQRLQKHSFTPRGSSSDKSSSGQSKPKSKGLGLQCGSRSKSELYYTLNGSSVDHPVQSKSKSTWYIDEVGEDPAKSLTDTPPDFNETTPPTRAPPSASLSNDNKFHSLPFSLSRKTGPNGSMSHGPLSLSVQSVMGEQMQMPEPPSPTPPSPRPPSPPSSRGGGGVPGLEVGSLVEVKENPPLCGVIRWVGLPPGLPEPLAGLELEEECVGCTDGTFQGTRYFSCAPKKALFVKLKCCRPDSRFPSLHHSSNPIERCNSIAFGGYLSEVVHENTPPRTENDGLDIMVGKKKGIQGHYNSCYLDSTLFCLFSFSSVLDTVLLRPRSKTDVEYYRETQELLRTEIVNPLRIHGYVCATKVMKLRRILEKVEAASGFTSEEKDPEEFLNILFHHILRVDPLLKLRSAGQKVQDCYFYQIFMDKKDKVGVPTSQQLIEWSFINSDLKFAEAPSCLIIQMPRFGKDFKMFNKIFPSLELDITDLLEDTPRECRICGGLALYECRECYEDGDITAGKIKQFCEKCNTQVHLHPRRKAHRHGKLSVPKELQEGVWRQGSFPRQRMELFAVLCIETSHYVAFVKYGHQDSAWLFFDSMADRDGGQNGFNIPQVSPCPEVGAYLKMTPEELHALDPKSIQGQARRLLCDAYMCMYQSPTMSLYK; encoded by the exons ATGAGCTCTGCCCTGTGGAGCCAGGAGAAGCCCAGTGGGGGCTTCAGGGAGGACTGGCGCTTCTACATGGTGGTCAAG GAGTGTATAGTGGAGAAGCCCCCCCAGAAGACCCTGAGGATCCCCCGGGGCAGCCTGGGACAAGCCTGCCAGGAGAGGAACAGCCTGGGGCGCACGCTACCCCTCAGCAAGGGCAAGAGGAGCCTACGCGTCCTGGACCAGACCAACGTGGTGCTGAGCCTGGATGAGCG GGACGTCCTGGAGCTGGATGAGAAGCTAGCTGAGCTGCTGTTCCCCATCACCAACTGTGAGGAGCGCTATGCCCTGCTGTGCAACAAGCCCCGGCTGGAGCGGGCCAGAGACATCGATTGTGGCTCCAAGGTGCGCGTGCAGCTGCGTTCGGGGGATGAACCTTTGCCCGGGGTAGTCCGATTTAAAGGATCTCTCCTCCCAGACAGGGCTCTCTCCGGGGTCTGGTTTGGAGTGGAGCTGCTG GAGGAGGGCAGAGGCCAGGGCTTCACAGAGGGCTCCTACCAGGGCCGACAGCTGTTCCGCTGTGAGGATGAGTGCGGGGTGTTCGTGGCCCTGGACAAGCTGGAGCTGTGGGATGACGAGGAAGAGGAGCTGGGAGAGCTAGAGGTGGATCACGTCATCCtggtggaggaggagatggaTTTCCATCCGCTGGAGATCAACTCCAGGGTCCTGGTCCAGACCAGAGAGGGGCCGGAGAGAGGAACCATCATCTTCTGTGACCTGCTGCCTGGGAACGAGAGCCTGGGGTACTATGTGGGAGTAGACATG GACAATCCTATTGGGGACTGGGATGGTGTTATCGACGGGAAGCTGCTGTGTAATTTCGCCAGTCTGGAACACACCCGTCTAGTCCCCATCTGTGACGTAATGCCAG AATACTCCATGCAGGACCAGAGGCTGCAGAAGCACAGTTTTACCCCCAGAGGCAGCAGCAGTGACAAGTCCTCCTCTGGCCAAAGCAAACCAAAGAGCAAAG GCTTAGGTCTTCAGTGTGGGAGTAGAAGCAAGTCAGAGTTGTATTATACTTTAAATGGCAGCTCTGTTGACCACCCAGTCCAGTCCAAATCCAAAAGCACATGGTACATTGATGAAG TCGGGGAAGACCCTGCCAAGTCCCTCACAGACACGCCCCCTGACTTCAATGAAACCACACCTCCTACCAGGGCCCCGCCCTCTGCTTCCTTGTCCAATGACAACAAGTTCCACTCCCTGCCCTTCAGCCTGAGCCGTAAGACGGGGCCCAATGGCAGCATGAGCCAtggacccctctccctctccgtgcAGTCAGTGATGGGAGAGCAGATGCAGATGCCAGAGCCCCCGTcgcccacccctccctccccgcGGCCCCCCTCACCCCCCAGCTCTCGTGGGGGTGGGGGAGTGCCTGGTCTGGAGGTGGGGTCCCTAGTGGAGGTGAAGGAGAACCCGCCCCTGTGTGGGGTCATCCGCTGGGTGGGGCTGCCCCCGGGACTACCAGAGCCACTGGCTGGCCTGGAGCTG GAGGAGGAGTGTGTTGGCTGTACAGACGGCACCTTTCAAGGTACCCGCTACTTCAGCTGCGCGCCCAAGAAGGCCCTGTTTGTGAAGCTGAAATGCTGCCGGCCTGACTCCCGTTTCCCCTCCCTACACCACTCCTCCAACCCCATAGAGAGATGCAATTCTATCG CTTTCGGGGGTTATCTGAGTGAGGTGGTGCATGAGAACACTCCTCCACGCACTGAGAATGACGGTCTAGACATCATGGTGGGCAAGAAGAAAGGTATCCAGGGACACTACAACTCCTGCTACCTGGACTCCACACTCTTCTG CCTGTTTTCCTTCAGCTCAGTCCTGGACACGGTTCTGCTGAGGCCGAGGTCCAAGACTGACGTAGAGTATTACCGAGAGACACAGGAGCTGCTACGCACAGAGATTGTCAACCCCCTGCGCAT ACATGGCTATGTGTGTGCCACTAAAGTGATGAAGCTCAGAAGGATACTGGAGAAGGTAGAAGCTGCCTCAGGGTTCACGTCTGAAGAAAAAG ATCCTGAGGAGTTCCTCAATATTCTGTTCCATCACATATTGAGGGTGGACCCCTTACTCAAGCTGAG GTCGGCAGGTCAGAAGGTTCAGGACTGCTACTTCTACCAGATCTTCATGGATAAGAAGGACAAAGTGGGTGTGCCAACCAGCCAGCAGCTCATAGAGTGGTCCTTCATCAACAGTGACCTCAAGTTTGCTGAG GCTCCTTCCTGCCTTATCATCCAGATGCCTCGCTTTGGGAAGGACTTCAAGATGTTCAACAAGATCTTCCCCTCACTAGAGTTAGACATCACAGACTTACTTGAAGACA CTCCCAGGGAGTGTCGAATCTGCGGGGGTCTGGCTCTGTATGAATGCAGGGAGTGCTACGAGGACGGTGACATCACTGCCGGGAAGATAAAACAGTTCTGTGAAAAGTGCAATACACAG GTTCACCTCCACCCGAGGAGGAAGGCCCATCGCCACGGCAAGTTGTCCGTCCCCAAGGAACTGCAAGAGGGTGTGTGGCGGCAGGGTAGCTTCCCTCGCCAGCGGATGGAGCTGTTCGCCGTGCTCTGCATCGAGACCAGTCACTACGTGGCCTTCGTCAAGTACGGCCACCAAGACTCTGCATGGCTCTTCTTCGACAGTATGGCCGACCGCGACG GAGGGCAGAATGGCTTCAACATCCCCCAGGTGTCTCCATGTCCGGAGGTGGGGGCCTATCTGAAGATGACCCCTGAGGAGCTGCACGCCCTGGACCCCAAGAGCATCCAGGGCCAGGCCCGCCGTCTGCTGTGTGACGCCTACATGTGCATGTACCAGAGCCCCACCATGAGCCTGTACAAGTAG